The Setaria viridis chromosome 9, Setaria_viridis_v4.0, whole genome shotgun sequence sequence TTCCTGCCACCGCAACTCTCCCTCTCCAATGGGCCAGTCGACGGAGGAGCGCCCGCTGAAGGTGGTGTTCGCGTCCCCGGCGGAATACTTCACGGACGCGGCGCCGATCGGGAATGGCAGCCTCGGCGCCATGGTCTGGGGCGGCGTTGCCTCGGAGAAGCTCCAGCTCAACCGTAAGTGACCTCTGCCGGCACAAGGTTCTGTGGTCACATTCGATGTGTGGCGTCTCTGCAAGAACGGGGCGTTGGAGGTGCTTGATGAAATGGCTGAACCAAAGGATGCATATGCACCGgttatttttttccattccGTGGATTACATGAAAATTTCGAATAGAGTTATGAGGGAGCCAATAACATGCTTGCTTGAAATGTTCATGCAGATGACACTCTATGGACCGGTGTGCCTGGAAATTACGCTGATTCCAAAGTGGCTGCTGCCCTCCCGGTGGTCAGGAAACTCGTTGATGAAGGACGGTTTGTTGAAGCCACTGCTGCAGCCTCGAGCCTTACTGATGGCCCGAACGAGGTATGCCATGTGTCAGCTTGCCAGTCATCTGTTTTGCATAGGAAAACACGATATTGATTATGTTGAGCCAGtgatgccaaaaaaaaaaaaaaatacaacataGCATCTATGCTTGACTACGTGCCACCTTGGGACGGTTCATTGAACCATTAGTGCAGCTACTGATATATTTTTAAACTTTCTATTGATAGTACTATATTCTTTTGTTCTGTGCTACGAGCATTCGGTAATGTATTCTACCACTCATATGCAGCTCGTACATGATAGATCATTTATTTGATGGCATGCAGACATTTTTACCCTCTATTTTGCCATTATTACGAACATCCTATGACACTTCATGAACCCGTATCACGATTCCTATTGACTTGTTATACTATGACTGCTATTGACTTTCCAATTGAGAATATTATGCCATGCAATTGAAGGGACAATATGTTCCAGTTCTGAGTTTCCATTTCCTTGTTTCAAAATCTTCAAATGTACATTGACGGGATGAGTTACTGTATGTGCAGCAATTCCCTGATTATCTGCATGACATGTTCATTCAACCAGAAAGCAAGAATATCTCATCTTTTTTCCTTCTGCGAAGGTCTACCAACCACTTGGAGACATAAACCTGGAGTTTGAAACATCCAATCAGGAGTTCAAGTCCTACAAAAGGGAGCTTGATTTACATACTGCAATTGTGTACACAACATATAATGTTGGGGATGTTCAGCACACTAGAGAGCACTTCTGCTCAAATCCACACAAGGTCCTTGTCACCAAAATCTCAGCAAACAAATCAGGACTTGTATCCTTCACAGTGTCCTTAAGCAGTCAGTTAATCCACAATGTCCATGTAGTTAATGAAACAGAGGTGACCATGGAAGGTAGCTGCCCTAAACGAAGACCCACATTGGACAAAACTGGAATTGACAATACTGGCATCAAGTTTGCAGCTGCCCTCAGCTTGCAGATGGGTGGTGATGGGGCAAAAGCAGCAGTTATAAATGGTCAAAACTTGAGAATCGATAATGCAGATTGGGTTGTTTTGCTTATTACAGCCTCTTCATCGTTTGATGGGCCTTTTGTCAGTCCTTCAGACTCCAAAGTTGATCCAGTATCAGAAGCCCTGAGGACATTAAACATAAGCAGGAATCTCACATTTTCTCAGCTAAAAGCTGCTCATTTGATAGATTTTCAGGGTCTTTTTCACCGCGTTACCTTACAGTTATCACAATTGTCAACCTTTGGAAACACAAGCCTGAATGGAGTTGGTGAAGCCATAAAAACAACAGCAGAAAGAGTAAGTAGTTTCAAAAGTGATGAAGATCCATCTTTGGTTGAACTGTTATTTCAGTATGGTCGCTATCTTCTCATTTCCTGCTCTCGGCCTGGAACACAAGTATCTAACCTGCAAGGGATATGGAACCAAAGTGTCACACCTGCATGGGAGTAAGTTCCtttttattaattatttttttaatcagtTATTGGTTGCTGCCTAATTTTTTTTGCTGCTGCTTTATGCATAATTTTTCTAAGCAGACACCATCTTTTATTTCATTCACAAAAAATTCACTTAATGTCTGTGGAAAATAGTTTGTACTTTTTATGCAGTTTAAGTGCAATGGCAAATAATTTACAAATTAAGTTTCATGGACATGCATGTAAGCTTATGTCGTGAACTTTGATGATGTGATTTTTGCACAATATGTTTCTTTTAGTTTCAAACTCACCTTGTTAATCTTAGTAACAGTTTTTTCTTGGAGACCATGATAATGTTTGTTTCTCATTTGCGAACACTCTTAGTTTATAACTTTATCTTCACATCTCATGTTATACACCAAGCTTCTTCACATCTCTTAGTTAAGAAACTTGTATCAACTCGATGTAAAAACCTTGAATTTAATAAAATTCCCCTATTGAAAAGAAAATTTATCTACTATTAACAAATCATCTTATTGGATTAATTGAAATACATCATTACCAAAAAACTATACAGTGATATTTTGTGAGTACAATTACTAAAATGCTGTGAACCTAATTTATTTACTCAACATCATTCCTAAGTTTGGACCTCTTGATTCCAGTTCCTACAGTTGCCATATTGCTTGTATGTATGCAATAAATTTTTAGGAACAAATAATAATGCTGCTTCCTTTACAGGGCCGCTCCAACCTTGAACATTAATCTTGAGATGAATTACTGGCCAGCACTTCCCTGCAACCTTAGTGAATGCCAAGAACCACTATTTGACTTCATAGCATCTCTTGCAGTTAATGGAGCTAAAACAGCAAAAGTACATTCCAGTTGTTCCTTTGCTTAATTTAAATGCAACAGTTCAAAATCATTAAGTCatattttactttttttcttgttttcgtGCCTCATACTTTGAGAGGATTATATTAACCCAACCTTATAAACTACAGTCATCATCTGAAAGGCACCATACGCATGTCCTTCAAACAGTTTAATTCTTGTAACTTTGAGAACAACTATTAGAATCTGTTATTGGCCCCAAtgttaggatctgaactgtaacGCTCATCGAGAagatggcactaggaagagttggggcaattttctggatttttctttccacaataccatgtccaaccaagggttggggatacatatttatagttGGCctagcagccaaccagccaagcatcaaggcatatgctagtctaagatgcctttgGTGTTGTCctatctagtctaagatgcctaggactgtccTACCCTAAAGGTAGTCAAcaaagtggtgctgcagcaagcatatgctgcagccccactgtcctccagtcaacaaaCTGGTGCTGCAGCAAACAGAGCAgatgctgcagccccacaacAAAGCAGGCAGGTGCTGCAGCAAATAGAAGCTGCAGCCCCACAAGGACCAGTACAGCAGCAAGACTTATCCAGCATTCTCCCCCTAAGTCTTGTGCGTCGTCTTGTGGGAAAGTTGGACCATCCCGGTCCTGGAACAGAGCTCAAGGAACTTGCTCCTCCCAAGAGGCTTGGTGAGTAGGTCCACAAgctgatccttggtgttgatgtagctcaccttgatgcttccttcctccaagcagcctcggatgaagtggtacCTCACCCGGATGTGCTTGCTCCGCTCATGGAAAACGGGGTTCTTTGCCAGGGCCAGagcggacttgctgtccaccctgagctccaccgCTATAGTGTCTCTGCCGAGGAGATCACCGAGCAATCGGGCAAGCCAAAGTGCCTGAGTCGAAGCAGTGGAGGCCGCTATGTACTCGGCCTCGCAGCtggacagcgccaccacctgctgcttgaccgactgccagctaacgaggcacttgccgaggaagaagagaatcccTCTCGTGCTCTTActggtgtcgatgtcgccggcgtggtAGGCGTCGATGTGCTCCTCGTCGTGAGAGAGCGGAGTAGCGAACTCCACCGGGCTGTGCTCGACATGAGCTGGTGTCGGAGTAGACGTGCCCAGAGGAGTGGCTGTCGGTGCTGGAGTACGTGGCGTCGCCAGCTGTGGTGGTGCCGGAGTCGCGGCTGGAGAGCGTGGCGCTGCCGGAGTAGCAAGCGTCGGAGTCAGTGGAGGTTCGAGGACTGGGGTACGCACGCTCGGCGAAGAAGAGCTGCCtactcccccagctccctcgaagtggaTGTACCCGACAGTGAAGTCGTCGTACGTCGGAGTCGAACCGTCGTCCACCGCCTTGTCCCACGCCCATCCTCgcccttcgtcgaacacaacGTCGTGCGCTGTGCGCACACGCTGTGTCTCCGAGTCGAGAATGCGGTAGGCCTTCGAGCCCTCCACGTAGCCAATGAACACTCCTGGAGTGCTCCTGTTGTCAAGCTTGCCAATGTGGCCAAGCTCCTTGGCAAACGCGAGGCAGCCAAAGACCCGCAGGTGGGACACCGCCGGCTTGTGCTCATGCCAAGCCTCGTACGGCGTCCTGCCGTCGAGCGCCTTGGTGGGCGAGCGGTTGAGGATGTAGACAGCCGTCACCACTGCCTCTCCCCAGAGAATAGCCGGCATCCCCCTCTACTTGAGGAGGGCCCGAGCCATCCCCACAACCGTCTGGTTgcgccgctcgacgacgccgttCTGCTGCGGGCTGTATGGTGCGGAGTAGTGGTGCTGAATGCCCTCATCAGCGCAGTACGACGAGAATTAAGTCGCCGTGAATTCGCCACCGTTGTCGGTGCGCAGCACGCCCGGCTTGCGGCCGCACTCCAACTTCGCAGCAGCCTGCGTGTGCCAGATGGCGTCCGCAGCCTCCCCCTTGCTGCCGAGGACCATCACCCACATGTAGCAGGAGAGGTCGTTGACGAGCACAAGAAGTAGCGTCGTCCTCCGGGTGTGGCCGGTGTCACCAGGCCACACAAGTCCCCGTGCACGAGCTCAAGCTGCTCCTTGGCTCGAAAGCTCGCCTGCTGGGGAAAGGGGAGCCGCCTCTGCTTTGTCAACACACAGACATCGCAGAACTTCTCCACGTGATCGAGACATGGCAAGCctcgcaccatctccttggcactTAGCCGCTTCAGGGCCTCGAAGTGAAGGTGCCCGAAGCGCTCGTGCCACTGCCACGCCTTGTCGTCTCGACGAGAAGTGAGGCAGAAGGGTTGTGCCACCTGCATATTAAGGATGTAGAGTCGATTTGCGCCTCTGGTTACCTTGGCAAGAAGGCGACGACCGCGGTCCCAAATCCTCATGACTCCATCGTCGATCACCACGCGCGAACCGTTCTCTTCCAGCTATCCCAGGCTGATGATAGAGTTCCTCAGCGCGGGGATGTAGTACACTCCAGTGAGCAGCCTGTGCTCTCCAAACTCGGCGGTGAAGATGACGGAGCCGACGCCCTTGATCTCTACGCCGGAGGCATCCCCAAACTTGACGGTGCCTCGGATGCTAGAGTCAAGCTCGGTGAAGAACTCTCGCCAACCAGTCATGTGCTAGGTAGCGCCGGTGTTGAGGCACCACCCCTCAGCCTTATCGTTGCTGGAGCCGTCGCCGAGGAAGGCGTGTGCCCTCGGCTTgtcaaggtggaggagagccGCTGCGGCTGATACCGCTGGAGATAGCTCGACGCTTGCGTGTGCCAGGAGcagagccggctcctcctcctccgccagtGCAACGTGAGCCTGGCCGCGGATTGGCTGTCGACAGTCCTTGGCCCAATGGCCAAGCCGGCCACAGTTGCGGCATGCCTCGTCTCGTGGCGGCCTGTGTTCGCCGGCGGCACCACCCTAGGCACCTCCTCAcgcgccgccagcaccaccctgGGTGCCTCCTCGCGTGCCGCCCTCGGTGCCTCATCGCGCCTTAGGCGCCTTGCGCGGCTTGCCGCGCCTGCGGCCGCCtatcgaggaagaaggctcccccTTCTTCCGATCATCCTGGCGGGCCTCGCACTGCTCCTAAGTGAAATGGAGCTTCCCGCCAATGATGACAAGCCCTGAGGGAGGCTGtgactcgtcgctgtcgacgacCTTGAGGTGACCTATCGCCTAATCGATCGACATCCTGGAGAGGTCCAGTAGAGACTCGATCAAGCGAGCGATCTGCTTGTACTTCTCGGGTATGCAGCGGAGGAGCTTCTCGACAGCTCTCTCCTTGCCATAGGTGTCGTTGTCGTACTGCACCATCTTCT is a genomic window containing:
- the LOC117839483 gene encoding alpha-L-fucosidase 2 isoform X2; translation: MGQSTEERPLKVVFASPAEYFTDAAPIGNGSLGAMVWGGVASEKLQLNHDTLWTGVPGNYADSKVAAALPVVRKLVDEGRFVEATAAASSLTDGPNEVYQPLGDINLEFETSNQEFKSYKRELDLHTAIVYTTYNVGDVQHTREHFCSNPHKVLVTKISANKSGLVSFTVSLSSQLIHNVHVVNETEVTMEGSCPKRRPTLDKTGIDNTGIKFAAALSLQMGGDGAKAAVINGQNLRIDNADWVVLLITASSSFDGPFVSPSDSKVDPVSEALRTLNISRNLTFSQLKAAHLIDFQGLFHRVTLQLSQLSTFGNTSLNGVGEAIKTTAERVSSFKSDEDPSLVELLFQYGRYLLISCSRPGTQVSNLQGIWNQSVTPAWEAAPTLNINLEMNYWPALPCNLSECQEPLFDFIASLAVNGAKTAKVFLENAYPLLEGCALFLVDWLIEGPQGYLETNPSTSPEHSFIAPATGGHNASVSYSTTMDISIIREIFLAVIASAEVLGKYDTTLVQRINQALPRLPPIMIAKDCTIMEWALDFEDPDVHHRHQSHLFGLYPGHTITMERNPDICQAAANSLHKRGEDGPGWSLTWKMALWARLMDSKNAYRMILKLINLVPPTEKFGLNGGLYTNLWTAHPPFQIDANFGFTAALAEMLLQSTLTDLYLLPALPRNKWPRGCVKGLKARRDVIVSICWEEGELQEALLYSGRGDSDLKLHYGGQVTTFRVSGRHGYKFNGGLQCIESWPLDK
- the LOC117839483 gene encoding alpha-L-fucosidase 2 isoform X1, encoding MGQSTEERPLKVVFASPAEYFTDAAPIGNGSLGAMVWGGVASEKLQLNHDTLWTGVPGNYADSKVAAALPVVRKLVDEGRFVEATAAASSLTDGPNEVYQPLGDINLEFETSNQEFKSYKRELDLHTAIVYTTYNVGDVQHTREHFCSNPHKVLVTKISANKSGLVSFTVSLSSQLIHNVHVVNETEVTMEGSCPKRRPTLDKTGIDNTGIKFAAALSLQMGGDGAKAAVINGQNLRIDNADWVVLLITASSSFDGPFVSPSDSKVDPVSEALRTLNISRNLTFSQLKAAHLIDFQGLFHRVTLQLSQLSTFGNTSLNGVGEAIKTTAERVSSFKSDEDPSLVELLFQYGRYLLISCSRPGTQVSNLQGIWNQSVTPAWEAAPTLNINLEMNYWPALPCNLSECQEPLFDFIASLAVNGAKTAKTNYQTSGWVIHHKSDIWAKSSASNGDPQYAVWPMGGAWLCTHIWEHYQYSLDKVFLENAYPLLEGCALFLVDWLIEGPQGYLETNPSTSPEHSFIAPATGGHNASVSYSTTMDISIIREIFLAVIASAEVLGKYDTTLVQRINQALPRLPPIMIAKDCTIMEWALDFEDPDVHHRHQSHLFGLYPGHTITMERNPDICQAAANSLHKRGEDGPGWSLTWKMALWARLMDSKNAYRMILKLINLVPPTEKFGLNGGLYTNLWTAHPPFQIDANFGFTAALAEMLLQSTLTDLYLLPALPRNKWPRGCVKGLKARRDVIVSICWEEGELQEALLYSGRGDSDLKLHYGGQVTTFRVSGRHGYKFNGGLQCIESWPLDK